The following are from one region of the Hemibagrus wyckioides isolate EC202008001 linkage group LG24, SWU_Hwy_1.0, whole genome shotgun sequence genome:
- the ankle1 gene encoding ankyrin repeat and LEM domain-containing protein 1 isoform X2 produces MNKNRHNLASLLHAAVNETDVRTVESLLQRGAEPNLVLDEGVAAVHLAAGKESEKGLRCLKVLLQHGADPNLRSGEALTPLHIAALWGCYQNLKLLLKNGGDPSLRDQGGNKAVDLAEQEENSKCASILQEYESHTPQPEYEDLPKFNYSLYSGHPMRDCSMNLSLMSDFGDEPLSSTRYSSFYRKSESNRQWRDRDPHESRLSDVSGLNPCDSDMFNRAEVVGSLPPVLSSTRLSGMDFKKSPDVAQPDRFFTPSRKSVTFREYDEYFPDVKHNDEDTSDSGDSTVDFSLYPDFLHSDRMTPVLQNQGIDVTSPDDVFVFCREGNTTEDFDKTVVGGTAIGEEEEDNKDDVFVDKVDEQKYVTHTAVSSNSGSSQYSSCDSEQYKTTVEALLPSENVSPSEKDRWANGSTGSDSGMKEELHLQPQACNNKITELSLTQSPYVTGRTRSRVSRYSQRHSASSFSTSSLFEQTLPTPTRVRRDVTPSDRPHQRHPYEEDRAEHLDSRMANLSVSSQLPASQADTLIISGSMADTIIIPRGATDDSLERETSSSSSCQQEEDVFTEDKEFLTSDLSSSSTEIHKNTKSQDSSSSSESSSRFSQAFEIPSTGCTPRYSMSRICNRSQIQSLANLSYTPGGRPLITDMDEPVEYLYTDTEEGHELIETHVPPTSNTSLSSSVSEETVIYDWRSLQTAYRSPEKGKENRCPNEVVERMHISETEGLTDRELRRKLVELGEEPGPINRDTRPLYIQKLQTLQMKHVPLKLVQRISAEVEPAATTGYSPELNKVLCSFHLPDCKADEFALCEQFDQPDQNKRWREGVIKSSFNYLLLDPRVTKNLPYRSQAMTPHECFQTFISSIFYVGKGKRSRPYSHLYEALEYFKGDKSSKTAALQLHFVPTGDEKVMSEEDLSTVDFSSLNMRSSARRCSTSCRCGTAATASSRCTASRTSFLWRRTHERPAWWTPSV; encoded by the exons atgaacaaaaacagGCATAATTTAGCATCGTTGTTGCACGCGGCGGTAAACGAGACGGATGTCAG GACGGTGGAGAGTTTGCTTCAGAGAGGTGCAGAACCCAACCTGGTACTTGATGAAGGCGTGGCTGCAGTGCATCTGGCGGCAGGGAAGGAATCGGAAAAAGGACTCAGATGCCTCAAAGTTCTCCTGCAGCACGGCGCTGATCCGAACCTCAG gtctGGTGAGGCTCTGACTCCATTACACATCGCAGCGTTATGGGGCTGCTATCAGAACCTCAAACTCCTGCTGAAGAACGGAGGAGACCCGAGTCTGAGGGACCAg ggtgggAATAAGGCAGTGGATCTGGCAGAACAGGAGGAAAACAGTAAATGTGCCAGCATTCTTCAGGAATACGAgtctcacacaccacaaccgGAATATGAGGATTTACCCAAGTTCAACTACT CCCTCTACTCAGGTCACCCGATGAGAGACTGCAGCATGAACCTGTCACTGATGAGTGATTTTGGAGATGAGCCACTCAGCAGCACCCGATATTCCTCCTTTTACAGGAAATCTGAGAGCAACAGACAGTGGAGGGACAGGGACCCTCACGAGTCCAGGCTCTCTGATGTCTCTGGTCTTAACCCATGTGATAGCGACATGTTTAACAGAGCAGAAGTGGTTGGTTCTCTTCCTCCGGTTCTCTCCAGTACCCGCCTGTCAGGGATGGACTTTAAAAAGAGTCCGGACGTGGCCCAGCCAGATCGGTTTTTCACCCCGAGTCGGAAAAGTGTCACGTTCAGAGAGTACGATGAGTATTTTCCGGATGTGAAACACAACGATGAGGACACCAGTGACTCCGGGGACTCGACGGTGGATTTCTCTCTGTATCCCGACTTCTTGCACTCGGACCGCATGACTCCGGTGCTGCAGAACCAGGGGATCGACGTGACGTCTCCAGATGACGTATTCGTATTCTGCAGAGAAGGAAACACCACAGAGGATTTTGATAAGACTGTAGTAGGAGGGACAGCTataggggaggaggaggaggataacaAAGACGATGTGTTTGTCGATAAAGTAGATGAGCAGAAGTACGTCACTCACACTGCTGTCAGCAGTAACAGTGGGTCGAGTCAATACAGCAGCTGCGACAGCGAACAGTACAAAACCACCGTGGAAGCGCTGTTGCCTTCTGAAAACGTCTCGCCATCAGAAAAAGACAGATGGGCAAACGGAAGTACAGGCTCAGACAGTGGGATGAAGGAAGAACTTCATTTACAGCCACAGGCATGTAACAATAAGATTACGGAGCTTTCCTTGACTCAGAGTCCGTACGTTACAGGCAGGACACGGTCGAGAGTCAGTCGCTACTCTCAGAGACACAGCGCCTCGTCTTTTTCCACCTCATCTCTTTTCGAGCAGACGCTGCCCACACCCACGCGAGTGCGCCGAGATGTTACTCCATCAGACAGACCTCACCAGAGACATCCCTATGAGGAAGACAGAGCAGAACATCTCGATTCCCGAATGGCGAATCTGAGCGTTTCTTCCCAACTGCCTGCAAGCCAAGCAGATACCCTGATCATCTCCGGAAGCATGGCAGATACTATCATCATTCCAAGAGGTGCCACGGATGACAGTTTAGAACgtgaaacatcatcatcatcatcatgccagCAAGAGGAGGATGTGTTCACAGAAGACAAGGAGTTTTTAACTTCAGACCTTTCGAGTTCaagcacagaaatacacaaaaacaccaaATCTCAAGATTCCTCCTCCAGCTCAGAGTCGAGTTCCAGATTCAGTCAAGCGTTTGAGATTCCGTCCACCGGCTGCACGCCGAGATACAGCATGAGCCGAATCTGCAACCGTTCCCAAATTCAGTCGCTTGCGAACCTGTCCTACACCCCCGGAGGACGTCCTCTTATCACTGACATGGACGAACCGGTGGAGTATCTTTACACCGATACTGAGGAGGGACATGAGCTGATCGAGACACACGTCCCACCAACGTCCAACACGTCTCTCAGCTCGTCTGTCAGCGAGGAGACTGTCATCTACGACTGGCGCTCGTTACAGACCGCATACAGAAGTCcggaaaagggaaaagaaaaccGCTGCCCTAATGAGGTGGTGGAGAGAATGCACATCTCCGAGACGGAAGGGCTTACAGACCGAGAGCTGAGACGCAAACTTGTAGAATTGGGAGAGGAACCTGGACCCATCAACAGAGACACGCGACCTTTGTACATTCAGAAATTACAAACACTGCAGATGAAACATGTTCCTCTGAAGTTAGTGCAGAGGATTAGTGCAGAGGTTGAACCAGCTGCAACCACCG GTTACAGTCCGGAGCTGAATAAAGTGTTGTGTTCCTTCCACCTGCCCGACTGTAAAGCTGATGAGTTTGCGCTGTGTGAACAGTTCGATCAGCCGGATCAGAATAAACGCTGGCGTGAAGGCGTCATAAAGTCCAGCTTCAACTACCTGTTACTCGACCCCAG AGTGACGAAGAATCTGCCGTACCGCAGTCAGGCGATGACTCCTCACGAGTGCTTCCAGACTTTCATCAGCTCCATTTTCTACGTGGGAAAAGGCAAGCGCTCTCGACCCTACAGCCATCTGTACGAAGCTCTGGAGTATTTCAAAGGAGACAAATCATCCAAG